From Staphylococcus sp. M0911, a single genomic window includes:
- the nrdI gene encoding class Ib ribonucleoside-diphosphate reductase assembly flavoprotein NrdI encodes MKVVYFSFSGNVRRFIKRAEIENVMEITSENCTDPINEPYILVTGTIGFGEVPQQVQSFLDVNHSYLRAVAASGNRNWGQNFAKAGRSISEDYNVPLLMKFEVQGTNKDVIEFKNKVGNFNENYGREEVQSH; translated from the coding sequence ATGAAAGTAGTATATTTCTCATTTTCAGGTAATGTACGCAGATTTATTAAACGTGCTGAAATCGAAAATGTAATGGAAATTACATCAGAAAATTGTACGGATCCTATTAATGAACCATATATTTTAGTTACTGGAACAATAGGCTTTGGCGAAGTACCTCAACAAGTACAATCATTTCTAGATGTTAATCATTCATATCTCAGAGCGGTAGCTGCCAGTGGTAATAGAAACTGGGGGCAAAATTTTGCTAAAGCAGGGCGCTCTATTTCTGAAGACTATAATGTACCGTTGTTAATGAAGTTTGAAGTGCAAGGCACTAATAAAGACGTTATCGAATTTAAAAACAAGGTGGGTAATTTTAATGAAAACTATGGACGAGAAGAAGTACAATCACATTGA
- a CDS encoding DMT family transporter, translating into MNPKIKGIIAILISAIGFSFMSVFFRLSGDLPVFQKSLARNLVAMFIPLFFIFKYKQPMFGKLSSQPLLISRSTLGLIGVLLNIYALDHMVLSDADTLMKLNPFWTILLCFIFLHEKVRKYQISAMIVAILGMLLIVKPEFSSSFIPALIGLLSGIFAASAYTCVRALSTREAPYTIVFYFSLFSVIVLIPFSIFTFEPMSKLQLLYLFGAGLSAAVGQIGITLAYSFAAAKDISIFTYASIIFTAIFGFILFGETPDLLSTIGYVVIISASYYMFEKARRESNQQQQN; encoded by the coding sequence TTGAATCCTAAAATCAAAGGTATAATTGCAATACTAATATCTGCGATAGGCTTTAGTTTTATGTCTGTCTTCTTCAGATTATCAGGCGATTTACCTGTATTTCAAAAGTCTCTAGCAAGAAATTTAGTTGCAATGTTCATACCATTATTCTTCATATTTAAATATAAACAACCAATGTTTGGTAAATTAAGTAGCCAACCATTACTTATCTCAAGGTCAACACTCGGTTTAATAGGTGTATTGCTTAATATATATGCACTTGATCATATGGTATTGAGTGACGCTGATACATTAATGAAGTTAAACCCCTTCTGGACTATATTATTATGTTTTATCTTTTTACATGAAAAAGTACGAAAATATCAAATTTCAGCAATGATCGTTGCAATACTCGGTATGTTACTTATTGTAAAACCAGAATTTTCTTCTTCGTTTATACCAGCATTAATTGGACTACTTTCAGGTATATTTGCTGCATCAGCATATACTTGTGTCCGTGCTTTAAGTACTAGAGAAGCACCCTACACCATTGTATTTTATTTTTCACTATTCTCAGTAATTGTACTTATCCCATTTTCAATTTTTACATTTGAACCAATGAGTAAATTACAATTATTATATTTATTCGGCGCAGGTTTATCAGCTGCAGTGGGCCAAATTGGAATCACACTAGCCTATAGTTTCGCAGCAGCAAAAGATATATCTATTTTCACTTATGCTTCAATTATATTTACAGCAATATTCGGCTTCATATTATTTGGTGAAACACCTGATTTATTATCAACAATCGGATATGTTGTCATTATAAGTGCAAGTTACTATATGTTCGAAAAAGCACGTCGCGAATCAAATCAACAACAACAAAATTAA